The Ziziphus jujuba cultivar Dongzao chromosome 1, ASM3175591v1 genome segment GCTTTGGTTCCAGAGCTGCTTATTTATCTTCTCATGTGATGGAGCTTAAGTTATACCAGGATTTCATTGATATTAAAGGGGACAATAACATAATCaaaatctttttcttatttctagAGGCTTCTGGTTAGGTTTGGGTATATGAATTATATGCATTTGTCATTTATGTGTATACTCTGTTGTGTTTATCACTAGATATTTGTTATGTTGGTGAAATTAACCAAAGTTAAAGTAAAATACTCTGTAAAGACAAAATGCATATGGAGGTGCTATAGGGCCTCAAACTCTAGAAAACTGCATCTAAATGTTTGATTAAATAACTAGTAGATGAAGTTATGGTTTTCCTTTCATGCAATATAGTGTTAATCGGTCCTATTTTTATATGTAGTAACAGCCATTTTTATGATTGCCTAGTTCTGGCTACTTTTTGTTGCTTTATTTCCTCTATGTGAAAGTAGTCcatcaataatgttaaattgTCCTTAATGTCTAACCTACTTGCTAATTTTATGCAGTTGATCAGGAGTGGTAGAGCCATGATTGCTATGGCAGTTAAATTGGGACAAGCATGTTAGGTGCTTCACGTCCTGATAGTCTTCCCTCAAGGCATGGCAATACGACCACTTCGTCATACTTCAAAAATGCCGCCACCAAAGTTCCTCTTCATAATACTATTGATACTTGTGCCTATTTGTGTAATAGGAATATACACCCATGGCGAGAAAATTTCGTATTTATTCCGTCCACTTTGGGACCATCCACCACCTGCATTTGAACGCCTTCCACATTATTATGCAGAAAATGTATCGATGGACCAACTTTGCAACCTTCATGGTTGGACGATGCGCTCCCAACCCCGTCGTGTATTTGATGGCATCATCTTCAGCAATGAGTTGGATATTCTTGAGGTCCGGTGGAAGGAGCTTCATCCATATATCACAAAGTTTGTTATCCTTGAGGCCAATACCACTTTCACAGGCATACCAAAACCTCTCTTCTTTGCTTCTAATCGGGCCCGATTTGCCTTTGCAGAGGAGAAAATTGTCCACGATGTGTTTCCTGGAAAAGTTGCACACCCAGGATCACAAGAAGACCCCTTCATACTTGAGTCAAAGCAACGTATAGCTATGAATTCATTAATTCGCATAGCAGGGATTTCCTATGGTGACATCTTGATAATGTCAGATACTGATGAGATCCCAAGCCCGCATACCGTGAAATTACTGCAATGGTGTGATGGAATTCCACCAATAATGCATCTTGAGCTGAGACACTATATGTACTCATTTGAGTTCCCGGTGGACTACAGCAGCTGGCGCGCAACAGCCCATGTCTTTAGCCCTTGGACCCGCTATCAACATTCACGCCAAACTGATTATATCTTTTCTGATGCAGGATGGCATTGTAGCTTTTGCTTTAGGTCTATTCAAGAGTTTGTGTTTAAGATGACAGCTTACAGCCATGCAAACCGTGTTAAGCGGAAAGAATTTTTGAATTATCCAAGAATTCAGAAGCTCATATGTAAGGGAGATGATCTTTTTGATATGCTACCTGAAGAGTATACCTTCAAGGAGTTGATTAAGAAGATGGGACCAATACCCCGTTCGGCTTCTGCAGTTCACCTTCCTGCCTATCTGATTGAGAATGCAGATAAGTTTAGATTCCTTCTCCCTGGAGGCTGTTTAAGAGCACAGGATTGAAGTCTATTATAAATTAGAGAAGAGGGCAcatggtaaattttaatttttggtaaacAAGATAAGCATCTTCAATAGAGTTGTAGGTTTCATTGCTCCGGAAGATAGTAAAATCTTTAATTGACAGTAAACTATAGTAAGAAGCATTTTTCATACAGATGCAAATGTAGCTTCAATATTGTGTTTTTCtcttatttaactttttttttcccccctttgaAACTGAGAACGAGTTAATTTTGTTCATTATGAAATGATTATCAGCTAAAAACAAGAAGAATAGGATGGCAAACGCTAGATCTCCTCTTGAACGGAAAAAACAAATGTCAATATTAAAAGATAGAAGAGTCTGGAAAAAGAACACGAACTGCAAAATATTTTGTGTTCCTTGTGAAAAAATCTTTTGCCAGTTGAATTTGGAGGCTATTCCTGCACTTTCTATTCCTATCCTTCAAAACAGGGTTGATTGTTGTTATTCTGATTGCAGTTCTTTAAAATATTGACTTGGAGTTGAGACATGTGAAAGCGAAGTGAGGATGAAGATTTATTGGTACCTACCGAGTGAGAGATAGAGGAAGGGCTTGGAGTTTGCTAGATTTTGCTTTTTCACGGTAGGTAGAAAAAATAAGACAATATAATTCTCAAGAGGaaaaataatgatgacaatGCATAATAATAAATGCACCCCCCTGTGCATGATGGTGTTATTATATCAAATCAAGGAAATAAGTGATTTATTTTTCTGTCTTATCctaatgtaatatttattttttcttttggagaTAGTTGAGTCGGAAGGTTACTGTGAGATATGAACTATGGTAGAAATAATTTTGCGGATAATCTAGTCAAAAAGTTACCAGGAAAAAAGGTATATTTAATCAAATTGATCAATTACTAgatatatttaatcaattacTGGTCCATGAAAAGTGAAAGGAAAAAGGTAAATGCAGGCAGTGCATTGACAACGGTGAATCTTGTCCTTTGGATAAAGATTAGTCCGTTCTTAACATCTCAAAAATATTTctgtaattgaagaaaacagaaaaagtaaataataaaatcatccCTAGTGCTTATCGGACCATCGGATCACTTCTACATTGAGACTGCTAAAGTTTTTTTAGTACTTTCAATGAGTGCAATTCTTATTAATGCAACCTGGGTATTAGTTTTGGTTCTTGGGAGGTcaaaaccattttgcttttcaaCTTTTAATATTGCCATTTTTTTTCATGCTGAGGCAGGCATCATAATGTTGGTTTTATACTTATACagaacccttctttttttttttttttttttataaataaaagatagagagagagaaatttttataGTTTGGAATGTTCATTAGCTCTGTCCATCTAGAAAAATTTTTGCCACATCAGATGGATGGACAGatagcttttaaaaaaaatattcttcaaaaGTTATGTTAAGGTGAGATGGCAACAAAGCTATCTAACAAACTCTCTACTTAAAGAAGATCTACTAGACAGTATGACTTATAGATTCAATCTATTCTTTCTCCTCTCTTCTCatcaatttgtaatttttttctctctcctctttcctcTTTTCTCCTCTCTCAATATGCTAACCcattccattttaaattttaaacaaaattcatcggagaaaaatttcaaaatagacATTGTTTATTGATAGATACTATGCCATCTAAATTTTAATACCTTTCAAATCTCTTAACACATAAGATCCAATGAAGAAAACCATTAGAGATGCTCTTATAATTTGAGACTCGCTGTTTAAATATAGAAGGTAAAAGGGTCACAGTCAAGAATGTCTATCATCgactttaaaagttaaaaagagaagttttttttataattttgaaaaaattatttatacattatcatttaaatatataaaaaaatataaaatatttttatataatattttaatatataaaatatccataatttataatatatatattttttacaaattgTTTATAAATCAAACATCACTTCATGAAAACTCTTTACAATGCATTTGGATGAAATTGATAGTTatgaaaatttcacaaaattttcttttcggTTAGAAAACTTTTGAACAATAGAAAAATGTATTCGTTAGAGtatttgatttgaaaattatgaatgTCTGTAAGGATGTTTGTTCATATACATTTGAACATATTTGAAATGTTTAGtcatatacttttaaatatatttaaaatgtttgtATATGAAGATATTCAGTCTCATACttctaaatacattttaaatgttaaatcaCATATTTCTAAACATATATGagatattcatattgaaaaatatttgatcacatacttctaaatatatttaagatgttCACTTACATATTTTTGAACacatttgaaatgttcaatcTTATACTTATGACtacaaatatgtttaattactaaatctctttaatattaattttaaatggggataaaaatataaatttataataggaCGATATAGCATTTGTTTGGTAATATAACTAGAACTTCTTGAGTTAAAAACGTTCCCCCAAAAGACATTTAATTaggttattaaaataaaatttcactaCTTATCAATTGATGAAAACTAGTTTGTATGCTAAATTTTAATTGGAACAtctaatttcattatttatttatattacatCTTTGAAAATAAaccctttaataataattattcaaattgttATATGTCATATAGATTTAGTTGTTCACCAATGATGATAAATagcatttttcttaaaataattccaattcttttggttttttttttattttttggtagaaGACTCTAATTCTTTTGgttaataaaaatttgtaaCACCTATTATGAGTAAGCTGGCTCGAAAATGGGAAATCATTGTCATGTATAAAGGAAAAGGGAGCATTAGTGGTGAATAAGAAAACataatcattttataaaatctatttatatatttggccTCTATGgcaaaaatataagaaaaagaaaatcatcttGAACTTAAGTAAAAGGTGATATACGCgacaagaaaaaacaaatttaggCTTAACTTGCTATTATTATaacttctaaaaatattaacCTTAGTTGTACTGCAGAACTAACGAGTTAAGTATTTGGGAAACTATTATTTCATAATTGTTATATaattcaaaatcaatatttgattgtttggtaaataataatgtttaattgttgttacaatatataataattaaaaataacaattttttatcaTCTCTTTGCTTATAGAATtatgttcttattattataacatatattactaaatattttacataatttcttttatcgcaattatattatagtatatgttgatctaaaaaaatatagtaaatggaaaaataataaaaaataaaagatgtgATTATCAGGTTGTTTAGTAGAATATTAATAGATTTATGGCAAAtataaattaactttttaataaatgttaaaattgatattttaattttgtattaattagaAAAGCAAAAATCTAAACCTTAAAAGCTAGAATTTTGCTAATTCTGAGACGCAGctgtaagaaaatataaattcttgCAAAATTAGAatgtgaaaatttattaaacatttaaaGTACTTTTAGATTCTTTGATAATCAGTTTTGAAGTTCCAAAATCAATTCCAAacaaaatcttaattaatttcaacCTAACTTTTGGATCAATAATCAGAACAATTTAGTAACAGAACAATTATTTTAGTAGACAATATATTTTTCCTTGTTTAAAACAAACACCCAACTCAACTAAATAACattgttttatttgaaaatcaaaattcaaatgaaaaaaaaaaaaaccgaaataATGAAATAGCCAGCAAATTTTCCTAAATGTCGTTTAATAACACATTtgagttttttgttttggtttttttctccaTAATTGcttataatttacttattttaaatatttattaatattggttgatataatttaaaatttgttaagtatcttaattaactataaacttgaatgtggaaaaaaaatcaaaacaatgtaaattggtttttaatttggacttttacttttttttttttttaggattttttatgttaaataagGTGGCATTATTCTATTGGTTTTACTTTCTATGATTTTAGAGCAATATCAATTtatcaatgaaaaataatattaaacatttgaattaaggaaattaaacataatttagttaaaaaaaaaaatcaacctgcTATCAAACACCTCAATATCTCACTTGATTTTCATCAACTTTCTAttctttttctctcaaaattgtTCATACCtgtaatatatattcaatttttataaggtTAATTTCATCCATCTctgataaaatttgatttaaatacaatttgatCTTTTTAGTCTCAAAAATATTATCCATATTTTCTTAGGTTTCAAAAAGTATCATTGTTCTCCTTTATTGTTTTATTCGTACCCCTTAAATTATTAATCTTATCCACACTCTATAAGAATATTGGTTTTgacttaaatataatttgatctttttagtttcaaaaatatcattttcctCCTTTATTGTTTTATTCGTACCTCTCAAATTATTAATCTCATCCATACTCTATAAGAATATtggttgtaatttttaaaatgtgaaagattatattataattaagataAACTTGATGGGGTGAGCTGGAAATATACCCAAAGTTTATATCAAAtatactttttcaaaattttacaattgccataataatattgttatatgTCCAATGAATGATATAAATGAACTTATTCCTTAAGGGGTATTAAATGCAGCACGTATAAAGGCAGAGACAAACCCACCTAAGTTTGTTTTAGCTTGTTAATATTTCCATCCTGCATTCCAATTCATAGAGTTTGCCATTGCTATAtttataaaggaaaaaagaCAATTTCTAGGAGAATATTGACTTGGATCTTACCAGATATTCACCCTTGTCTTGATCAATCGGCCCAAACAAGCTTCTTTTGTCTTATGCttcaaaaagaaacaaagaaaattgaAGGAAGAAAGATAACAGATGGTGCTGTTGGTACCACCAAACCACTGAAGCATCCAAGAAAATTCTATTGAAAGTGATATTAGGTTTTGACAGAAATACAGACTAGATGTGCTGTTGCTGCATATTATCCCATATTTAGCAAAGCGGCTGTCCTATTTATAATGGAATTTTCTCTCTATATATGTAAACGAAAATTATAGTGAGTCCCTTATcatgttaatttaatttgataatatattctAAAGACATATCATATCActattttacatttaattttaaaaactaagtCCAAcctaattatataaatctaagCAAATCCAATTGTTGATATTAGAATTCTCAAAAGTTACACTGGATGGTTGAGGGCGTCTTTAAGGAAATTCTTCTGCTGAAAAACAGTTTTACTGAAGTTAGTTTTAATTGGTCCCCTAGAAAGCATAACTTCTTAGCGCATTTTGTTGGGCAGTGATGTAGTAGGAAAAAGCTTTGTTTGGGATTGATTTTTGGATATCCAAAATTGGTTTTCAATTCtacttaaaaattttgatttatcagTAATTTATATTCTCGAATAACTGTTGTTGAGAAGTGGTAAAAGATTAATTCTTGAGATTATGATTTTAGGATGTGTTGGGAGGTTGCTTTTAAACCCACATTTTAGATTATAGGAGAATTTttcatcaaataaaatatttggcaAAGTTGATAATCAATcccctttaaaatctaaaatttgaaaagtagTTAGCATTAACTTTTTTTGAATCTCCTTATAACATAatcaagattttaaaattaaaattactgtTATATCATTTAATCAATAACAAAAATCCTTTTACCCATTTATGtatagtaataatatatagaaataaataaataatcatccatgtttattttgattatttaatacCATTATAGCTGATTCTTTGGTCATTttaagcagtttttttttttttttttttaccaaacactcaaatttcaattttattttttttagcaattttaaaataaaatttatcaaatattaattaaattgtcaGAAAAACTATTCGTTGCGTTACTAGGATTTTTGCTGATTTTTTCATATCGACAGCGATCCAACTAAgatataaaatactaattttagtaaaaattttcaatacgCATTGTACACGCAGCTTGACTTCTAAAAGTACAtatatccaataaaaaatatgacatgtgtacaaaaaaaaaatgacaccaCCATCCTAGAGACATTGACAATTCCTTCTCTGCATAAGCGTCCAACTTTTTAAAGCtcttttgatgatttttctccAAAACAATTTATTGTAAAATGGTATGCAGACCCCTCCTTGAAGCTGAGTAGTTTTGGAATTCGGATAATTCAGAGGAATTTTAGTGGTTTTGGAAGATAAATTTAATCTTTAAGTATTTAAAACTGTATTCACATATTAATCTCCCATTTATATGAACGCCGGAATTCTAAGAGGATCGAAATCAATGGGATTCTCCACATCAACGAAAATGGATAAGTAATGGTGGTAAACGGGTTTGAATGTTTTTTGACTCATTAATTTGAAGCgtcattttttttaacacatgTCATGTTTTAATTGGATATTTATACCATAAGATGTCAGGCTTTCTATGTTCTCAATAATTTCGTCAATTGCTATCCTTTCTTGGTAGCTTAGAAAAGGCATTTGGTTTTtacatttttgaatttaaaagttaaagtttgagttttgacaaattttattattgttaaatttcattattaactTGAATTGTCTCATGCCGTATAACACAAAGTTATAATACTATCAGAAACTGTCTTTTCCTAtttactaaaaaagaaaaaaaaattgccaaattttaaaatttgttaaaaagttaGTATCATTTTTATCCtagatttattaatattttactgaataacattataatttttttttattaaatatatcacGCCAATAGAttcattttaaactttttttttttggggtaattgacAAATTACAAGAAATATGTataatcaactttttttttttact includes the following:
- the LOC107428371 gene encoding uncharacterized protein LOC107428371 isoform X2 encodes the protein MARKFRIYSVHFGTIHHLHLNAFHIIMQKMYRWTNFATFMVGRCAPNPVVYLMASSSAMSWIFLRSGGRSFIHISQKEKIVHDVFPGKVAHPGSQEDPFILESKQRIAMNSLIRIAGISYGDILIMSDTDEIPSPHTVKLLQWCDGIPPIMHLELRHYMYSFEFPVDYSSWRATAHVFSPWTRYQHSRQTDYIFSDAGWHCSFCFRSIQEFVFKMTAYSHANRVKRKEFLNYPRIQKLICKGDDLFDMLPEEYTFKELIKKMGPIPRSASAVHLPAYLIENADKFRFLLPGGCLRAQD
- the LOC107428371 gene encoding uncharacterized protein LOC107428371 isoform X1 — encoded protein: MAIRPLRHTSKMPPPKFLFIILLILVPICVIGIYTHGEKISYLFRPLWDHPPPAFERLPHYYAENVSMDQLCNLHGWTMRSQPRRVFDGIIFSNELDILEVRWKELHPYITKFVILEANTTFTGIPKPLFFASNRARFAFAEEKIVHDVFPGKVAHPGSQEDPFILESKQRIAMNSLIRIAGISYGDILIMSDTDEIPSPHTVKLLQWCDGIPPIMHLELRHYMYSFEFPVDYSSWRATAHVFSPWTRYQHSRQTDYIFSDAGWHCSFCFRSIQEFVFKMTAYSHANRVKRKEFLNYPRIQKLICKGDDLFDMLPEEYTFKELIKKMGPIPRSASAVHLPAYLIENADKFRFLLPGGCLRAQD